A stretch of DNA from Jatrophihabitans endophyticus:
GGTGCCCGTGGTGCCGCGGCGGTGGCGGCGGCTCGGACGTCGACGAGACGCCGCCGGTGCTGCCGCACGACGACCGGCAGCTGACCTGAGCGCGGCAGCGGTCGCGTTGAGCGACGAGGGCCTGGCCTTCGTCGCCGCGCGGCACCTCGCCACGTTGACGACGCTGCGTCGCGACGGGACGCCGCACGTCACCCCCGTCGGGTTCACGTGGGACGCCGACACCGCGGTGGCGCGCGTGATCTGCAGCGGCACCAGCCAGAAGGCCCGCAACGTCGCGCAGCGAGGCCTTGCCGCGCTGTGCCAGGTCGAGGGCCGTCGATGGCTCACGTGGG
This window harbors:
- a CDS encoding PPOX class F420-dependent oxidoreductase → MSAAAVALSDEGLAFVAARHLATLTTLRRDGTPHVTPVGFTWDADTAVARVICSGTSQKARNVAQRGLAALCQVEGRRWLTWEGTATLRDEAERVRDAERRYAQRYRVPRENPRRVVLEIAVTRVLGSAALLAPPR